The proteins below come from a single Jaculus jaculus isolate mJacJac1 chromosome X, mJacJac1.mat.Y.cur, whole genome shotgun sequence genomic window:
- the Tmem187 gene encoding LOW QUALITY PROTEIN: transmembrane protein 187 (The sequence of the model RefSeq protein was modified relative to this genomic sequence to represent the inferred CDS: inserted 1 base in 1 codon; deleted 1 base in 1 codon; substituted 2 bases at 2 genomic stop codons), whose protein sequence is MSVSLGAPLSCAGHVFASMAIALVYGPVQWLQIWTQAHPTVDLDQWLTLPIFTWPTAWCLSLPRDWTPWRLLCVXCLSLFTYSLGLLRWQGFEAVSGAHVVAATGEALHTSSVTCFTLSLLSCLDFVVLQLHDRQLAWWCPFXYLTGHLXSKVLDVLQFHFAFLFLTNLNTCPRPDP, encoded by the exons atgtcagtatCCCTGGGTGCCCCACTGAGCTGTGCAGGGCATGTCTTTGCCAGTATGGCCATAGCCTTGGTCTATGGCCCTGTTCAGTGGCTGCAGATCTGGACACAGGCACACCCTACTGTGGATCTAGACCAGTGGCTCACCTTGCCCATCTTTACATGGCCAACAGCCTggtgcctctccctccccagagACTGGACGCCCTGGAGGTTGCTGTGCG GATGCCTATCCCTGTTCACTTATAGCCTTGGCTTGCTGCGCTGGCAGGGATTTGAGGCTGTGTCGGGTGCTCACGTGGTAGCCGCCACTGGGGAGGCCCTGCATACCTCCTCAGTCACCTGTTTCACCTTGAGTCTGCTCTCCTGCCTGGACTTTGTGGTCCTCCAGCTACATGACCGACAGCTTGCATGGTGGTGTCCCTTCTAGTACCTCACGGGCCACTTATGATCTAAGGTTTTA GACGTACTCCAGTTCCACTTTGCATTTTTGTTTCTGACAAATTTAAACACTTGCCCAAGACCTGATCCCTAG